A single genomic interval of Halococcus sediminicola harbors:
- a CDS encoding metal-dependent hydrolase, which translates to MVDVSGHLAMALLFAAPAWMLWGRRGALAFAGFSLVTAMLPDTDLVLKTILPVEHHGITHTILFVAVVSVLAGAIAARVLTERFNANRWIHSETITAETVFVFATAGFLTGGLSHIFADLLSAPDIAAPLSPLWPLYDQPIIIDVIYYDSPLWNFGLLTVALAVHVLLYRHERYPIETRYRIGKPD; encoded by the coding sequence ATGGTCGACGTGAGCGGGCATCTGGCGATGGCATTGTTGTTCGCCGCGCCCGCGTGGATGCTCTGGGGCCGCCGCGGCGCGCTCGCCTTCGCCGGCTTCTCGCTTGTGACGGCGATGTTACCCGATACCGACCTCGTGCTCAAGACCATCCTCCCGGTAGAGCACCACGGCATCACCCACACGATCCTGTTCGTCGCGGTCGTGAGCGTTCTCGCCGGAGCCATTGCCGCCCGCGTGCTCACCGAGCGGTTCAACGCCAATCGTTGGATACACAGCGAGACCATCACCGCAGAGACGGTGTTCGTCTTCGCCACCGCTGGCTTCCTCACCGGCGGCCTCAGTCATATCTTCGCCGACCTCCTCTCCGCGCCCGACATCGCCGCGCCGCTGTCGCCGCTCTGGCCGCTCTACGACCAACCGATCATCATCGACGTCATCTACTACGACTCGCCGCTCTGGAACTTCGGCCTGCTGACCGTGGCGCTCGCGGTTCACGTCCTCCTCTATCGCCACGAGCGCTATCCGATCGAGACGCGCTATCGCATCGGCAAGCCGGACTGA
- a CDS encoding cupin domain-containing protein, with amino-acid sequence MSTEAKHASTMNHGKVSLAEAFAQFDEQWSPKLVGELNGQHVKLAKLEGEFVRHRHDDADELFLVLNGHLDIELDEETVALDPGEFVVVPRGVEHRPVADGETEVLLFEPAGTENTGNVDSERTADVERL; translated from the coding sequence ATGAGTACCGAGGCCAAACACGCTTCCACGATGAACCACGGGAAAGTCAGTCTTGCCGAAGCGTTCGCCCAGTTCGACGAGCAGTGGTCGCCGAAGCTCGTCGGTGAGTTGAACGGTCAGCACGTCAAACTCGCCAAACTGGAGGGAGAGTTCGTCCGGCACCGTCACGACGACGCCGACGAGCTGTTTTTGGTGCTCAACGGGCACCTCGACATCGAACTCGACGAGGAAACCGTCGCCCTCGACCCGGGCGAGTTCGTCGTCGTTCCGCGCGGCGTCGAGCACAGACCCGTCGCCGACGGCGAGACCGAAGTGCTACTGTTCGAACCCGCCGGGACGGAAAACACCGGCAACGTCGACAGCGAGCGCACCGCCGACGTCGAGCGTCTCTGA